From the Thermotoga sp. genome, one window contains:
- the raiA gene encoding ribosome-associated translation inhibitor RaiA produces the protein MDYRITGKGVEISDAIKNYLEKRLDKVDRVIYDDELVSFNVRIEKDGKNQYVVKFNMNLKGNIINVEERHPDIYTAIDFASDALEKQVKRLKEKTKNHDHRKSVPVKKPFEEPGEFSPSDRISSVKRVSLLNMDLDEAVMQMDELKHKFLVFRNVNTGEINMLYRDENGEIHLLEMAE, from the coding sequence ATGGATTACAGAATAACAGGAAAGGGTGTGGAGATCTCAGACGCCATCAAGAATTATCTTGAAAAACGTCTCGATAAAGTGGACAGAGTGATCTACGATGACGAGCTGGTTTCATTCAACGTCAGGATAGAAAAAGACGGAAAAAACCAGTATGTTGTGAAATTCAACATGAATTTGAAGGGAAACATCATAAACGTGGAAGAAAGACATCCAGACATTTACACAGCGATAGATTTTGCATCCGATGCTTTGGAAAAACAAGTAAAAAGATTGAAAGAAAAAACGAAGAATCACGATCACAGAAAATCAGTGCCGGTTAAAAAGCCCTTTGAGGAACCTGGAGAATTTTCTCCTTCCGACAGGATCTCTTCGGTGAAAAGAGTTTCTCTGCTCAACATGGATCTTGATGAAGCGGTCATGCAGATGGATGAGCTGAAACACAAATTTCTCGTCTTCAGAAATGTGAACACCGGGGAAATAAACATGCTTTACAGGGACGAAAACGGAGAGATACATCTCCTCGAGATGGCAGAGTAA